Proteins found in one Myxococcus virescens genomic segment:
- the glyS gene encoding glycine--tRNA ligase subunit beta, whose amino-acid sequence MARDLLLEVGAEEIPASFIGPALDDLKRVITERMADARLKHGEVRTFGTPRRLAVWVKDVADAGEDIIKEVLGPSAKAAFDAQGKPTKAAEKFAESLKLAVDQLGRATTAKGEYLSARVEEKGRPAADILKDTLHAAVHGINFRKSMRWGDVDTSFARPVQWLVALLGSDVLPVVFGDVTSGRTTRGHRFLSPDAIELKAPAEYEVALEKAHVVADISKRRAQLVEKVRAAASKAGAQLLEDESLVDQVTNLVELPSPVVGTFEERHLDLPPEVLVQEMKSHQRYFSLVDSAGKLQPKFIAVSNTPVRDEQLSLRGYQRVLRARLADGRFFFDEDRKTPLIDRVEKLGRVVWQGQLGSYLEKVERFRTLAVWLGQQAGRAGEAVTIERAATLAKADLVTGMVGEFPELQGIMGREYARAGGEPDAVALAIAEHYLPRGAEDALPTQDAGALIGIADRLDSLCGIFAIGKAPTGAADPFALRRACIAIIRLVLGRGYRFSLSAAVDESLRLLAPKIANAKRKAGEPAPREQVLEFFRGRLKALWGEQHRTDVVEAVLSAGFDDLVAAQKRLEALSLIVGRADFQPLAVAFKRVVNIVEKQGRDVQGGETNPQKLVDEPERNLHTAFTQARSTVSGLVRADDFSGALREITGLKPAVDTFFDKVMVMAEDKALRENRIRLLVEIGALFNQVADFSKIQAETAAAA is encoded by the coding sequence ATGGCGCGTGACCTGCTCCTGGAAGTGGGCGCGGAGGAGATTCCGGCGTCCTTCATCGGTCCCGCGCTGGACGACCTGAAGCGCGTCATCACCGAGCGCATGGCGGACGCCCGCCTGAAGCACGGCGAGGTGCGGACCTTCGGCACGCCGCGGCGGCTCGCGGTGTGGGTGAAGGACGTGGCGGACGCGGGCGAGGACATCATCAAGGAGGTGCTTGGCCCCAGCGCCAAGGCGGCCTTCGACGCGCAGGGCAAGCCCACCAAGGCGGCGGAGAAGTTCGCCGAGAGCCTCAAGCTCGCGGTGGACCAGCTGGGCCGCGCCACCACCGCCAAGGGCGAGTACCTGTCCGCGCGCGTGGAGGAGAAGGGCCGCCCGGCGGCGGACATCCTGAAGGACACGCTGCACGCGGCGGTGCACGGCATCAACTTCCGCAAGTCCATGCGCTGGGGTGACGTGGACACGTCCTTCGCGCGCCCGGTGCAGTGGCTGGTGGCGCTGCTGGGGAGCGACGTGCTGCCCGTGGTGTTCGGTGACGTGACGAGCGGCCGGACCACGCGGGGGCACCGCTTCCTGTCGCCCGACGCCATCGAGCTGAAGGCTCCGGCGGAGTACGAGGTGGCGCTGGAGAAGGCGCACGTGGTGGCGGACATCTCGAAGCGCCGCGCGCAGCTGGTGGAGAAGGTGAGGGCGGCCGCGAGCAAGGCCGGCGCCCAGCTGCTGGAGGACGAGTCGCTGGTGGACCAGGTGACGAACCTGGTCGAGCTGCCCAGCCCGGTGGTGGGCACCTTCGAGGAGCGCCACCTGGACCTGCCTCCAGAGGTGCTGGTGCAGGAGATGAAGAGCCACCAGCGCTACTTCTCGCTGGTGGACAGCGCGGGCAAGCTGCAGCCGAAGTTCATCGCCGTGTCCAACACGCCGGTGCGCGACGAGCAGCTCAGCCTGCGCGGCTACCAGCGCGTGCTGCGCGCGCGACTGGCGGACGGCCGCTTCTTCTTCGACGAGGACCGGAAGACGCCGCTCATCGACCGCGTGGAGAAGCTGGGCCGCGTGGTGTGGCAGGGGCAGCTGGGGAGCTACCTGGAGAAGGTGGAGCGCTTCCGCACGCTGGCGGTGTGGCTGGGCCAGCAGGCGGGGCGGGCAGGGGAGGCGGTCACCATCGAGCGCGCCGCCACCCTGGCCAAGGCCGACCTCGTCACCGGCATGGTGGGCGAGTTCCCCGAGCTCCAGGGCATCATGGGCCGGGAGTACGCCCGCGCGGGCGGTGAGCCGGACGCCGTGGCCCTGGCCATCGCGGAGCACTACCTGCCGCGTGGCGCCGAGGACGCGCTGCCCACGCAGGACGCAGGTGCGCTCATCGGCATCGCGGACCGGCTGGACTCGCTGTGCGGCATCTTCGCCATCGGCAAGGCGCCCACGGGTGCGGCGGATCCGTTCGCCCTGCGCCGCGCGTGCATCGCCATCATCCGGCTGGTGCTGGGGCGGGGCTACCGCTTCAGCCTGTCGGCCGCGGTGGACGAGTCGCTCCGGTTGCTGGCGCCGAAGATTGCCAACGCCAAGCGCAAGGCCGGCGAGCCCGCGCCGCGTGAGCAGGTGCTGGAGTTCTTCCGCGGCCGCCTCAAGGCGCTGTGGGGGGAGCAGCACCGCACGGACGTCGTGGAGGCGGTGCTGTCCGCTGGCTTCGACGACCTGGTGGCCGCGCAGAAGCGCCTGGAGGCCCTGAGCCTCATCGTGGGCCGGGCGGACTTCCAGCCCCTGGCCGTGGCCTTCAAGCGCGTGGTCAACATCGTGGAGAAGCAGGGCCGCGACGTGCAGGGAGGGGAGACCAACCCCCAGAAGCTGGTGGACGAGCCGGAGCGGAACCTCCACACCGCGTTCACCCAGGCCCGGAGCACGGTGTCGGGGTTGGTGCGCGCGGATGACTTCTCCGGTGCTCTCCGGGAAATCACGGGCCTGAAGCCCGCCGTGGACACCTTCTTCGACAAGGTGATGGTCATGGCCGAGGACAAGGCCCTGAGGGAAAACCGCATCCGCCTGCTCGTGGAGATTGGCGCCCTGTTCAACCAGGTGGCCGACTTCTCGAAGATCCAGGCTGAAACGGCCGCCGCGGCCTGA
- a CDS encoding MmcQ/YjbR family DNA-binding protein, which yields MATRGRRRAIRGGGTQGLTFDAVRALALSLPGMEEGTSFGTPSFRVRKKFIARFHEDGESLVVKVEPGVRDVLMQAEPDSCYITDHYAGYPEYLLVRVAAARPALVRQLLEDAWRRTASQRQLAERARDAD from the coding sequence ATGGCGACACGGGGCAGGCGCCGCGCGATTCGCGGTGGGGGTACGCAGGGGCTGACGTTCGACGCGGTGCGCGCGCTGGCGCTGTCCCTGCCGGGGATGGAGGAGGGCACGTCCTTCGGGACGCCCTCGTTCCGCGTGCGCAAGAAGTTCATCGCCCGCTTCCATGAGGACGGCGAGTCGCTGGTGGTGAAGGTGGAGCCCGGCGTGCGGGACGTCCTCATGCAGGCCGAGCCAGACAGTTGCTACATCACCGACCATTACGCGGGGTACCCCGAGTACCTGCTCGTGCGCGTTGCCGCGGCGCGTCCGGCACTGGTCCGCCAGCTGTTGGAGGACGCGTGGCGGAGGACTGCCTCCCAGCGGCAGCTGGCGGAGCGGGCGCGGGACGCGGACTGA
- a CDS encoding serine/threonine protein kinase produces MSMQGGAGDDPDRGRRIGKYEILTRLSMGGMAELFLAYTSGPGGFRKFVAVKQILPDIKKDEQFVQMFLDEARITAAFSHANIGQVFDLGEEGGELYLAMEFLPGQNLEQVVKASTRQGYPLPLGFVGRVIRDTCLGLHYAHHFTDPSGRPAVVVHRDVSPKNVMLTYDGVVKVIDFGIAKARGRLGRTQVGTVKGTSGYMSPEQVRGVATLDGRSDLFSVGVMLHELLSGQRLFSGPHEAAVMMQIVEADVPPLRGINPDVPEALEAVVTRALSRDVSQRFTNCREMARAIEAALGSELFDEDGMTAVMGDLFADKRQKTRTLLELASRAEDARVSEAAGALQQEDSADSAPTSQMPAPRARPGSPSAPHSSAPKPVPQRRPAEGGVALRGTSGAGNGSAPKPAPQRRTSEVAPPTSRTPRGGQDSAPAARTPRPRPTARQEAPAEPEALDEPSDLQTQRFRSRPQRPGADGARASGRSARLDTSRASDTPVETPAARPPSRWASRLFLLLLLGGLGWAATLPAVRAQLLPGFEAAKAWVSAELNPPPAEDPANQPWPPQQAGPPPGFRRAEPSQAVAEAEQAAGGEGSDEEAVEGAPEAKAPTKAPPGRKAKEGASSPARRAAAPKAEAEPASAKAAPPAQASPPPREPAPRVAAAPPAAEPVTTVTQDPEGMAEVLDTSTAKGAAKAGLGWMTLYTVPRAAVFDGATELGTTPLKKFPLPVGVYRLRVVDPTGVESVSRLLSAPIKPGEETKIQIRLADLPPYKE; encoded by the coding sequence ATGTCCATGCAGGGTGGCGCCGGTGACGATCCCGATCGGGGGCGGCGCATCGGGAAATACGAAATCCTCACGCGCCTCTCCATGGGAGGGATGGCGGAGCTGTTCCTGGCCTACACCTCGGGGCCTGGGGGATTTCGCAAGTTCGTCGCGGTGAAGCAGATTCTCCCGGACATCAAGAAGGACGAGCAATTCGTCCAGATGTTCCTGGATGAGGCGCGCATCACCGCGGCCTTCTCGCACGCGAACATCGGTCAGGTCTTCGACCTGGGCGAGGAGGGCGGCGAGCTGTACCTCGCCATGGAGTTCCTGCCCGGGCAGAACCTGGAGCAGGTGGTGAAGGCCTCCACGCGCCAGGGCTACCCGTTGCCGCTCGGCTTCGTCGGGCGGGTGATTCGCGATACCTGCCTGGGCCTGCACTACGCGCACCACTTCACGGACCCGTCGGGTCGGCCCGCGGTGGTGGTGCACCGCGACGTGTCTCCGAAGAATGTGATGCTCACCTACGACGGCGTCGTGAAGGTGATCGACTTCGGCATCGCCAAGGCGCGCGGGCGGTTGGGGCGCACTCAGGTGGGGACGGTGAAGGGGACCAGTGGCTACATGTCCCCGGAGCAGGTCCGAGGCGTGGCCACCCTGGATGGCCGCAGTGACTTGTTCTCCGTGGGCGTCATGCTGCACGAACTGCTGAGTGGCCAGCGGTTGTTCAGCGGGCCGCACGAAGCGGCGGTGATGATGCAGATCGTGGAGGCCGACGTGCCTCCGCTGCGCGGCATCAACCCGGATGTCCCCGAAGCCTTGGAAGCCGTGGTGACGCGAGCGCTGTCCCGGGACGTGTCCCAGCGCTTCACCAACTGCCGGGAGATGGCGCGCGCCATTGAAGCGGCGCTCGGCTCGGAGCTCTTCGACGAGGACGGCATGACCGCCGTCATGGGCGACCTCTTCGCCGACAAGCGCCAGAAGACGCGCACGCTGTTGGAGCTGGCCAGCCGCGCGGAGGATGCCCGCGTCAGCGAGGCGGCGGGTGCCCTCCAGCAGGAGGACAGCGCGGACTCCGCCCCCACGTCGCAGATGCCGGCCCCGCGCGCCCGGCCTGGTTCGCCCTCGGCCCCGCATTCGAGCGCGCCCAAGCCCGTGCCCCAGCGCCGTCCGGCGGAGGGCGGCGTGGCTTTGCGTGGCACCTCAGGCGCCGGCAACGGGAGCGCGCCCAAGCCCGCCCCTCAGCGCCGGACCAGTGAAGTGGCGCCTCCGACTTCGCGCACACCGCGCGGAGGTCAGGACAGCGCGCCGGCCGCGCGTACACCTCGGCCGCGGCCCACTGCCCGGCAGGAGGCCCCGGCCGAGCCCGAAGCTCTCGACGAGCCGAGCGATCTCCAGACGCAGCGCTTCCGTTCCCGGCCCCAGCGGCCCGGCGCGGACGGTGCTCGGGCCTCCGGACGGTCGGCGCGCCTCGATACGTCGCGGGCCTCGGACACGCCGGTGGAGACGCCCGCCGCCCGTCCGCCGTCGCGCTGGGCGAGCCGGCTGTTCCTGCTCCTCCTGCTGGGAGGCCTCGGTTGGGCTGCGACGCTGCCTGCCGTGCGTGCGCAGCTCCTGCCGGGCTTCGAAGCCGCCAAGGCGTGGGTGAGCGCGGAGTTGAATCCGCCGCCAGCGGAGGACCCCGCGAACCAGCCCTGGCCACCGCAGCAGGCGGGCCCGCCGCCGGGCTTCCGTCGGGCCGAGCCTTCCCAGGCTGTCGCCGAGGCCGAGCAGGCCGCTGGTGGCGAAGGTTCGGACGAAGAGGCGGTGGAAGGCGCGCCCGAGGCCAAGGCTCCGACGAAGGCCCCGCCCGGGCGGAAGGCGAAGGAAGGCGCCTCTTCGCCGGCACGCCGGGCGGCCGCCCCGAAGGCCGAGGCCGAACCTGCCAGCGCCAAGGCCGCGCCGCCCGCGCAGGCCAGCCCACCTCCGCGTGAGCCAGCGCCCCGCGTGGCGGCGGCCCCGCCGGCCGCCGAGCCCGTCACCACGGTGACGCAGGACCCCGAGGGAATGGCGGAGGTGCTGGATACCAGCACGGCGAAGGGGGCCGCGAAGGCGGGACTGGGGTGGATGACCCTCTACACGGTGCCGCGGGCGGCCGTGTTCGACGGCGCCACGGAGCTGGGCACCACGCCCCTGAAGAAATTCCCGCTCCCCGTGGGGGTCTACCGCCTGCGCGTGGTGGACCCGACGGGGGTGGAGTCGGTGAGCCGGCTCCTGTCGGCTCCCATCAAGCCGGGCGAGGAGACGAAGATTCAAATCCGGCTGGCGGATCTCCCACCGTACAAGGAGTGA
- a CDS encoding cyclic nucleotide-binding domain-containing protein, with protein sequence MTESAGGQGEGSGRLRTPVEGALRAVRSLVELEDTDRAAQLYEELGDAQRERIRHEAEQGPAKERRGFVEVLRRARDFLGAARLMDGQGEDATAGDLYFQSGKYMAAAESYLRAGDAERAAAAFERGGALERALAIYQELGSREAMAQCLVRLDRPFEAATLYRELGQAHAEVEALGGVRAEDPRFVEAVLRICQLLDAEGFTHRALAVLADAVSSSEDARGDPALVTEKARLLRRMGMEAEAEAMLIRRSGGASAPAANGYRFLKAIPIFGELSLEDMKDLYRLARQVVIAPGAVLLEKGAPGLGLFVLMDGSVDVFSGPEEDARHLNTLGPGAYLGEISLVQDGPVSAHVRARTSVRALRISRVDFERFVDTHEAAALRIFRLFTQNLAGRVRALSA encoded by the coding sequence ATGACAGAGTCAGCAGGTGGCCAGGGCGAGGGGAGCGGGCGGCTGCGCACGCCCGTGGAGGGTGCCCTCCGGGCGGTGCGCTCTCTGGTCGAGTTGGAGGACACGGACCGGGCGGCACAGCTCTACGAGGAGCTGGGCGATGCACAGCGCGAGCGCATCCGTCACGAAGCTGAACAGGGGCCGGCGAAGGAGCGCCGTGGCTTCGTCGAGGTGTTGCGGCGCGCGCGGGACTTCCTGGGCGCGGCCCGGCTGATGGATGGCCAGGGCGAGGACGCCACCGCCGGGGACCTCTACTTCCAGAGTGGGAAGTACATGGCCGCCGCGGAGAGCTACCTCCGAGCGGGTGATGCCGAGCGCGCCGCCGCTGCCTTCGAGCGAGGGGGGGCGCTGGAACGCGCGCTGGCCATCTACCAGGAGCTGGGCTCCCGCGAAGCCATGGCGCAGTGCCTGGTGCGCCTGGACCGTCCCTTCGAGGCGGCCACGCTCTACCGGGAGCTGGGGCAGGCGCACGCGGAGGTAGAAGCGCTCGGAGGCGTGCGCGCGGAGGACCCGCGCTTCGTGGAGGCGGTGCTGCGCATCTGCCAGTTGCTGGACGCGGAGGGCTTCACGCACCGGGCGTTGGCAGTGCTCGCGGACGCGGTGAGCAGCTCGGAGGATGCGCGCGGGGACCCGGCGCTGGTGACGGAGAAGGCCCGGCTGCTGCGCCGCATGGGGATGGAGGCGGAAGCGGAGGCCATGCTCATTCGCCGTTCCGGAGGCGCGTCGGCGCCCGCGGCGAACGGGTACCGGTTCCTCAAGGCCATCCCCATCTTCGGCGAGCTGTCCCTGGAGGACATGAAGGACCTCTACCGGCTGGCGCGTCAGGTCGTCATCGCGCCCGGCGCCGTGTTGCTGGAGAAGGGCGCGCCCGGCCTGGGGCTCTTCGTCTTGATGGACGGCTCCGTGGACGTCTTCAGTGGCCCCGAGGAGGACGCCCGGCACCTCAATACGCTGGGGCCCGGGGCGTACCTGGGGGAAATCTCCCTGGTGCAGGATGGGCCCGTGTCCGCCCATGTCCGTGCGCGGACCTCCGTGCGGGCGCTGCGCATCAGCCGTGTCGACTTCGAGCGCTTCGTGGACACGCACGAGGCGGCGGCGCTGCGCATCTTCCGCCTCTTCACCCAGAACCTCGCGGGCCGGGTGCGTGCGCTGAGCGCCTGA
- a CDS encoding PAS domain-containing sensor histidine kinase, translating to MEDTNGCPGRARRIAYSGQGESKQDTADQLRLLIESVTDHAILTLDLDGYVASWNPGAERIKGYRADEILGQHFSRFYPPEAVARNRPRYGLDVATREGRFEEDGWRVRKDGSRFWANVVITALYDETGQLRGFGKVTRDFTARYQAQEQREMERLREALRIRDDFLSVASHELRTPLTPLQLKLTAMRRAVDSAPGGMLPSERVGRDLDVAVRQVRKLVELVDDLLDVSRISVGQLTLERVPADLTALLREVVARYLPQASQLGSTVELDAPAPVQGEWDTRRVEQVMTNLLSNALKYGGGKPIHVSLRAEGGLALLSVRDEGIGIAPEALPHVFDRFMRAVSGRNFSGLGLGLFIAHQVVSAHGGDIQVSSVPDKGSTFSVRLPLGPT from the coding sequence ATGGAAGACACCAACGGCTGCCCCGGACGTGCCAGGCGCATCGCATATTCCGGGCAAGGCGAATCCAAGCAAGACACCGCGGACCAGCTCCGGCTGTTGATTGAGAGCGTCACCGACCATGCCATCCTGACGCTCGACCTGGACGGGTACGTAGCAAGCTGGAACCCGGGCGCCGAACGCATCAAGGGCTACCGCGCGGACGAGATTCTGGGGCAGCACTTCAGCCGCTTCTATCCGCCCGAAGCCGTGGCGCGGAACCGGCCGCGGTACGGGCTCGACGTGGCGACGCGTGAGGGCCGCTTCGAGGAGGACGGCTGGCGCGTCCGCAAGGACGGCAGCCGCTTCTGGGCCAACGTCGTCATCACCGCGCTGTATGACGAGACCGGGCAGCTGCGTGGCTTCGGCAAGGTGACGCGCGACTTCACCGCCCGCTATCAGGCCCAGGAGCAACGGGAGATGGAGCGCCTCCGGGAGGCCCTTCGCATCCGTGACGACTTCCTGTCCGTGGCGTCCCACGAGCTGCGCACCCCGCTCACCCCGCTGCAACTGAAGCTGACGGCCATGCGCCGCGCCGTCGACAGCGCCCCGGGAGGCATGCTGCCGAGCGAGCGCGTGGGGCGCGACCTCGACGTCGCCGTCCGCCAGGTGCGCAAGCTGGTGGAGCTGGTGGACGACCTGCTTGACGTGTCACGCATCAGCGTGGGCCAGCTGACCCTGGAGCGTGTGCCCGCGGACCTCACGGCCCTGCTTCGAGAGGTCGTCGCCCGCTACCTGCCACAAGCCAGCCAGCTCGGAAGCACCGTGGAACTGGACGCGCCGGCGCCCGTGCAGGGCGAATGGGACACACGCCGGGTGGAGCAGGTGATGACCAACCTCCTCTCCAACGCGCTCAAGTACGGAGGGGGCAAGCCGATTCACGTCAGCCTGCGCGCGGAAGGCGGCCTGGCGCTGCTGAGCGTTCGCGACGAGGGCATCGGCATCGCGCCGGAAGCACTGCCCCACGTCTTCGACCGGTTCATGCGGGCCGTGTCCGGCCGCAACTTCAGTGGGCTGGGGCTCGGCCTCTTCATCGCCCACCAGGTCGTTTCGGCGCACGGGGGCGACATCCAGGTGTCCAGCGTGCCGGACAAAGGGAGCACGTTCAGCGTCCGGCTCCCGCTCGGCCCCACGTAG
- a CDS encoding YncE family protein — protein MRAYLLTSALLLVSCNVGTESKPPPSTRLVYPSGLAFWRPEAGPSTNGYLYVASANFDKCYDSGSVVALDLDAVGVRPFGTDFDPGESLPNDVTSLGIGAQSYVQIQSFAGEMAMWSPPGRPPRLFVPARAEGSLLHAIDVGDDGLSLSCVQGGERDCRVNALSLLDVPGASNGLPSAPGPLGVSVAGNGEDARVWVTHTELAGPPTTFTEADLGGYVLHLPAANPTRDALNTSEFVALGTNDRLSGVAHATAIGSRYVYVSGRNSSSAQLGALPARFILRLVDRTVAGRVLETDLELSYSVREARGVAVVPSATRVPDPASPELTIVDERVYLLARGPDTLLILDVLNAAGTAPDAGTTPSVRIVSALPVPAGASELEVIPRGPGRGNLVAVTGSGDEAVAIFDEEVGQLVAQVQVGDNDPNQPSQPFGLAADVRGNSARIFTSTFGDGRVAIIDIPDLDRPQNARLVARLGARQGRDPRQGTSLCQETSP, from the coding sequence ATGCGCGCCTACCTTCTTACCTCCGCGCTGCTCCTCGTGTCCTGCAACGTCGGCACCGAGAGCAAGCCCCCTCCGTCCACCCGGCTCGTGTACCCGAGCGGTCTTGCCTTCTGGCGCCCCGAAGCGGGTCCGTCCACCAACGGATACCTCTACGTAGCGAGCGCCAACTTCGACAAGTGCTACGACTCGGGTTCGGTCGTCGCGCTGGATCTGGACGCCGTGGGGGTGCGGCCCTTCGGCACGGACTTCGACCCCGGGGAGTCGCTGCCCAACGACGTCACGTCGCTGGGCATCGGCGCCCAGTCCTACGTGCAGATTCAGAGCTTCGCCGGCGAGATGGCCATGTGGAGCCCTCCGGGGCGGCCACCGCGGCTGTTCGTCCCGGCGCGGGCCGAGGGCAGCCTGCTTCACGCCATCGATGTGGGCGATGACGGCCTCAGCCTGAGCTGCGTGCAGGGCGGCGAGCGTGACTGCCGCGTCAATGCGCTGTCGCTGCTGGATGTCCCAGGCGCCTCCAACGGATTGCCTTCGGCTCCGGGGCCGCTGGGTGTCAGCGTCGCCGGCAACGGCGAGGACGCTCGCGTCTGGGTGACGCACACGGAGCTGGCCGGGCCGCCGACGACCTTCACCGAAGCGGACCTGGGGGGCTACGTGCTTCACCTCCCCGCGGCGAACCCCACGCGCGACGCGCTGAACACCAGCGAGTTCGTGGCGCTGGGGACCAATGACCGGCTCTCCGGCGTCGCGCACGCGACGGCCATTGGCAGCCGGTATGTGTACGTCTCGGGGCGCAACTCTTCCTCCGCGCAGCTGGGGGCGCTGCCGGCGCGCTTCATCCTGCGGCTGGTGGACCGGACCGTCGCGGGTCGCGTGCTGGAGACCGACCTGGAGCTGTCGTACTCGGTGCGTGAGGCGCGCGGCGTGGCGGTGGTTCCCTCGGCCACGCGCGTGCCCGACCCGGCGTCGCCCGAGCTCACCATCGTGGACGAGCGCGTCTACCTGCTGGCGCGCGGTCCGGACACGTTGCTCATCCTGGACGTCCTGAACGCGGCGGGCACGGCGCCTGACGCGGGGACGACCCCCAGCGTGCGCATCGTGTCGGCGCTGCCGGTGCCCGCGGGCGCCAGCGAGCTGGAAGTCATTCCGCGCGGCCCGGGTCGCGGCAATCTGGTGGCGGTGACGGGCAGCGGCGACGAAGCCGTGGCCATCTTCGACGAAGAAGTCGGGCAGCTCGTCGCCCAGGTGCAGGTGGGCGACAACGACCCGAACCAGCCCAGCCAGCCCTTTGGCCTGGCCGCGGACGTCCGCGGCAACAGCGCTCGCATCTTCACCAGCACCTTTGGCGACGGCCGCGTGGCCATCATCGACATTCCCGACCTCGACCGGCCGCAGAACGCCCGGTTGGTGGCGCGGCTCGGCGCCCGGCAGGGAAGAGACCCGCGCCAGGGCACCAGCCTGTGCCAGGAGACCTCACCGTGA
- the glyQ gene encoding glycine--tRNA ligase subunit alpha yields MYFQDLIFTLQKHWADQGCINTQPYDVEVGAGTMAPYTFLRALGPEPWNVAYVQPSRRPADGRFGENPNRLFQHHQFQVILKPAPKNVQELYLESLRKIGIDPLEHDIRFVEDDWESPTLGAWGLGWEVWCDGMEVTQFTYFQQCGGFDCKPVSAELTYGLERICMYLQNVENVFDIEWVKGVKYREVFHPNEVEMSKYALQESDAQMLFALFDAYEKECKRLIERQLPLPAYDFALKCSHAFNLLDARGAISVTERANFIKRVRDNARLCAEGYLQMRERLGYPLLKSPWTVGEQPPVLEGKPASDYWKTVVLNKPVEKKQKAEVAHGA; encoded by the coding sequence ATGTATTTTCAGGACCTTATCTTCACGCTCCAGAAGCACTGGGCCGACCAGGGGTGCATCAACACGCAGCCCTACGATGTCGAGGTCGGCGCGGGCACGATGGCCCCGTACACCTTCCTGCGTGCCCTGGGCCCGGAACCCTGGAACGTGGCGTATGTGCAGCCCTCGCGGCGTCCCGCGGACGGCCGGTTCGGAGAGAATCCCAACCGCCTGTTTCAGCACCACCAGTTCCAGGTCATCCTCAAGCCGGCGCCGAAGAACGTCCAGGAGCTGTACCTGGAGTCGCTGCGGAAGATTGGCATCGACCCGTTGGAGCACGACATCCGGTTCGTCGAGGACGACTGGGAGTCGCCCACGCTCGGCGCCTGGGGCCTGGGCTGGGAAGTGTGGTGTGACGGCATGGAGGTGACGCAGTTCACCTACTTCCAACAGTGCGGCGGCTTCGACTGCAAGCCCGTCTCCGCGGAGCTCACCTACGGGTTGGAGCGCATCTGCATGTACCTGCAGAACGTGGAGAACGTCTTCGACATCGAATGGGTCAAGGGCGTGAAGTACCGCGAGGTGTTCCACCCCAACGAGGTGGAGATGAGCAAGTACGCGCTCCAGGAGTCGGACGCGCAGATGCTCTTCGCGCTCTTCGACGCGTACGAGAAGGAGTGCAAACGCCTCATCGAGCGCCAGTTGCCGTTGCCCGCGTACGACTTCGCGCTGAAGTGCTCGCACGCGTTCAACCTGCTGGACGCGCGCGGCGCCATCTCCGTCACGGAGCGCGCCAACTTCATCAAGCGCGTGCGCGACAACGCCAGGCTGTGCGCGGAGGGCTACCTCCAGATGCGTGAGCGGCTGGGCTACCCGCTGCTCAAGTCGCCGTGGACGGTGGGTGAGCAGCCCCCGGTGCTGGAGGGCAAGCCGGCCAGCGACTACTGGAAGACGGTCGTCCTCAACAAGCCCGTGGAGAAGAAGCAGAAGGCGGAGGTGGCTCATGGCGCGTGA